A window of the Rhodoluna limnophila genome harbors these coding sequences:
- the ybeY gene encoding rRNA maturation RNase YbeY — MSIEINNETEIEVDEARVLSLATHALDVLYIHPKADLAIVFVDEPAMETLHIEWMDEPGPTDVLSFPMDELRPGTELEPTPAGLLGDIVICPQVAAKQALAAGHETINEVLLLTTHGILHLLGYDHAEPDEEKEMFGLQREILESFYASEGASR, encoded by the coding sequence ATGAGTATCGAAATCAATAATGAGACTGAGATTGAGGTCGATGAGGCGCGAGTACTAAGCCTGGCAACCCATGCACTTGACGTTCTCTACATTCATCCCAAAGCTGACCTCGCAATTGTTTTTGTTGATGAGCCCGCTATGGAGACTCTTCACATTGAGTGGATGGATGAGCCCGGCCCAACTGATGTCCTTAGCTTTCCGATGGATGAGCTTCGACCTGGGACGGAACTCGAGCCAACTCCAGCCGGGCTCCTCGGCGACATCGTTATTTGCCCACAGGTGGCAGCCAAGCAAGCCCTTGCTGCCGGGCACGAGACAATAAACGAGGTCTTGCTTCTGACCACCCACGGAATACTCCACCTGCTGGGGTATGACCACGCCGAACCAGATGAAGAAAAAGAAATGTTTGGACTTCAGCGTGAAATTCTCGAAAGTTTCTACGCGTCTGAAGGTGCTAGTCGTTGA